Proteins co-encoded in one Nicotiana sylvestris chromosome 7, ASM39365v2, whole genome shotgun sequence genomic window:
- the LOC104222339 gene encoding uncharacterized protein, with amino-acid sequence MAKEKSASLGNNVSQAKKSLAKKMQELNKERIVDKIFVPIPGSSSNFILGPCFKTTFPPDLYPLYPLAEGEKLLLHSVEPDWFNGKYLKSRPSASRDWIDWVDRVEKAKREVWKSADIYDAIQLTKNVIPVDKNLVYASLCYWSISTNSFHFRFGMMGPTVLDIVALTGLRPHGEEVSVILGMAGSTCDFTKYGKIYDNALLYHNYLDASEGEMAVTEEEHISFLFAWLYDHLFWDSSVNMIKQCTKLAFALATGRKLSLAPFLLSNLYHGCADIINGKFQYERGPLWILQFWLQSYFPEFRPATLDYGNAPICGFPLTEGALRYKSFKEYFNFFRKCSSRTASQFTPFFSRKFGPEWFKRSLDPYFQKLNRTELKEIWASYLIARDLPYSILLDESSKCKCGVEHYSPNQFARQFGMTQAVPVHQSASDLSIRREADNVEETESRFSQLKRKFSFVPFNINPSSTMFFDSWWSTYINNRDKTVIGVLRKISVHLTPCVAPLSPSDRQEVAAPKSIGVNGNSQSAVKLGQNMKRKYKGDSIPLQSLAQQDEPLQQKNSHDTGVKIPTGTLCKKMKTSLRNMPLPGTTPTIPSISVVPTPANEDRIKTSIQVSADDTVISTSCSTSDDEDGEEGTVSPLLAKTRSKTPDITEPLDCPVKFHNLEDFFARVSGQIKRAQSRGLSADQSSSKDDKISATQKSTLSAEMLATVKDDIERLLTMSSEDLLLPKNCSTLNAALSTYAATPNLSAERVLALWKLKENLPRLFLTLRRAKKDQEEYYKEAAKKVILVDELTKGQECYTNLKDCNDKLERTISKTKASLKDTMTKRKAIQMQLLSLAKKCFEKSTALDEMEADFPLREEMKKLADSDVARVEESLREFKSKIIE; translated from the exons ATGGCGAAAGAGAAGAGTGCAAGCTTAGGTAATAATGTTTCCCAGGCAAAGAAAAGTTTGGCCAAGAAAATGCAAGAGTTGAACAAAGAGCGGATTGTTGACAAGATATTTGTTCCTATTCCTGGATCATCCTCTAATTTTATATTAGGTCCATGCTTTAAGACTACGTTTCCTCCGGACCTCTATCCTCTTTACCCCTTAGCTGAAGGAGAGAAGCTACTTCTACACTCCGTGGAACCTGATTGGTTCAATGGTAAGTATTTGAAGTCACGGCCTTCTGCAAGTAGAGATTGGATTGATTGGGTAGATAGAGTTGAGAAGGCCAAGCGGGAGGTGTGGAAATCAGCGGATATATATGATGCCATTCAGTTGACAAAAAATGTTATCCCCGTGGACAAAAACCTTGTTTATGCTTCCTTGTGCTATTGGTCAATCTCCACAAACTCGTTCCACTTCAGATTTGGCATGATGGGGCCAACAGTACTAGATATTGTTGCCTTGACTGGACTTAGACCGCATGGCGAGGAAGTCAGTGTGATTCTTGGGATGGCTGGATCAACTTGTGATTTTACCAAGTATGGAAAAATTTATGATAATGCCTTATTATACCACAATTATCTCGACGCGTCAGAGGGAGAAATGGCTGTGACAGAGGAAGAACATATATCTTTTCTGTTTGCGTGGCTCTACGATCATCTGTTTTGGGACTCTTCTGTAAACATGATCAAGCAATGCACAAAACTGGCATTTGCTCTTGCTACGGGTAGAAAGCTTTCTTTGGCACCGTTTCTCTTGTCTAATTTATATCATGGATGCGCTGATATCATTAATGGCAAGTTTCAGTATGAAAGAGGTCCATTATGGATCTTGCAGTTCTGGCTACAGTCTTACTTTCCAGAATTTCGACCCGCAACCTTGGATTACGGTAATGCTCCGATCTGTGGGTTTCCCTTGACTGAAGGTGCATTGAGATATAAATCATTCAAGGAATACTTTAACTTCTTTCGTAAATGCTCATCGAGAACAGCCAGCCAATTCACGCCATTTTTTTCTAGGAAGTTTGGACCTGAGTGGTTTAAAAGGTCACTTGATCCTTACTTCCAAAAACTTAATAGGACAGAGTTAAAAGAGATTTGGGCTAGTTATCTTATTGCTCGAGACCTCCCATACAGTATCCTTCTAGATGAATCCTCGAAGTGCAAATGTGGGGTAGAACATTATTCTCCAAATCAGTTTGCTCGACAGTTTGGCATGACTCAGGCTGTTCCCGTGCACCAATCAGCCAGTGATCTTTCAATCAGAAGAGAGGCAGATAATGTTGAAGAAACTGAATCAAGGTTTTCccaattaaaaagaaaattctcatttgtTCCATTTAATATTAATCCGAGCTCTAcgatgttctttgattcctggtGGTCCACTTATATCAACAATCGGGACAAGACTGTTATCGGTGTCCTCAGGAAGATCTCAGTCCATCTGACACCCTGTGTTGCGCCTCTCAGTCCATCTGACAGGCAAGAAGTTGCTGCTCCGAAGTCCATTGGTGTTAATGGCAATTCTCAGTCTGCAGTAAAATTGGGACAGAATATGAAGAGAAAATATAAAG GGGATAGTATTCCACTACAATCTTTGGCACAGCAAGATGAGCCCTTACAACAAAAGAACTCGCATGACACGGGTGTAAAGATACCTACGGGAACATTATGCAAG AAGATGAAGACTTCCCTGAGGAATATGCCACTACCAGGCACAACTCCTACCATACCTTCTATATCAGTCGTTCCTACTCCTGCTAATGAAGACAGGATTAAGACATCCATCCAAGTTTCTGCTGATGATACAGTAATCTCCACCTCGTGTTCCACTTCTGATGATGAA GATGGTGAGGAAGGCACAGTTTCCCCATTATTAGCCAAGACCAGAAGCAAGACACCTGATATTACTGAACCACTAGACTGCCCTGTAAAATTTCATAATCTAGAAGACTTCTTTGCTCGAGTTAGTGGACAAATTAAACGAGCTCAATCTCGCGGTTTATCTGCTGATCAATCTTCTTCCAAAGATGACAAGATATCCGCCACGCAAAAGTCTACACTGTCAGCAGAAATGCTTGCCACTGTGAAAGATGACATTGAGAGATTACTAACCATGTCTTCTGAAGACTTGCTTCTACCCAAAAATTGTTCAACATTAAATGCAGCACTATCGACATATGCTGCAACACCAAATTTATCGGCTGAGAGAGTGCTTGCCTTGTGGAAACTCAAAGAGAACCTTCCGCGACTTTTCTTAACCTTGCGTAGAGCTAAGAAGGACCAAGAGGAGTATTATAAGGAGGCTGCCAAGAAAGTGATCCTCGTCGATGAGCTCACAAAAGGTCAGGAATGCTACACCAACCTCAAAGATTGCAATGACAAGCTTGAACGTACAATCAGCAAGACGAAGGCAAGCTTGAAGGATACAATGACAAAAAGAAAAGCAATCCAAATGCAACTATTGAGTTTGGCTAAGAAGTGTTTTGAAAAGTCTACTGCTCTTGATGAAATGGAAGCTGACTTTCCTCTCCGCGAGGAGATGAAGAAGCTAGCTGATTCTGATGTTGCCCGAGTGGAAGAAAGTTTGAGAGAATTCAAGAGTAAGATAATCGAGTGA